One part of the Acinetobacter sp. XS-4 genome encodes these proteins:
- a CDS encoding heavy metal response regulator transcription factor has translation MRILLVEDEIKTGDYLKQGLSEAGYITDWVTDGLSGKHQALVEEYDLIILDVMLPKLDGWNIINDIRKSGKTMPILFLSARDQIEDRVKGLELGADDYLVKPFAFAELLARVKSLLRRGQQKEDSNIITIADLELDLRKRRVTRAGQRIDLTAKEFALMELFMRRRGEILPRTLIASQIWDMNFDSDTNVVEVAIKRLRNKIDSNFSPKLIKNIRGMGYVLEVEDA, from the coding sequence ATGAGAATCTTATTGGTTGAAGATGAAATAAAAACAGGTGATTACCTTAAACAAGGTTTATCTGAAGCTGGATATATTACCGATTGGGTGACTGATGGATTATCAGGTAAGCATCAAGCGCTTGTAGAAGAATATGACTTGATTATTCTGGATGTGATGTTACCTAAGTTAGATGGTTGGAACATCATTAACGATATCCGAAAAAGCGGTAAAACTATGCCCATTCTCTTTCTTTCTGCACGTGATCAAATTGAAGACAGAGTTAAAGGTCTAGAACTCGGGGCCGATGATTATCTAGTAAAACCTTTTGCTTTTGCTGAGCTACTAGCCAGAGTAAAAAGCCTACTCCGCCGCGGGCAGCAAAAAGAAGACAGCAATATTATTACCATTGCCGATCTTGAACTTGATTTACGTAAGCGTCGTGTCACTCGAGCGGGTCAACGTATTGACTTAACAGCTAAAGAATTTGCATTGATGGAATTATTCATGCGTAGACGTGGAGAAATCTTACCTCGCACCCTCATTGCCTCTCAAATATGGGATATGAATTTTGATAGTGATACCAATGTTGTAGAAGTCGCTATTAAACGTTTAAGAAATAAAATAGATAGTAATTTCAGCCCTAAGCTGATCAAGAACATACGAGGAATGGGCTATGTTTTAGAGGTTGAAGATGCCTAA
- a CDS encoding TetR/AcrR family transcriptional regulator, whose translation MPNLESSFRALRVLHAAKDLFNQHGFYIGVDRIVEEAKIPKATFYNYFHSKERLIQMSLTFQTDALKHEVFLIIHSYHELMVFDKFKKIYFLHANLDGFYRLPFKAIFEIEKLYPTAYKLVIDYRNWFIKEIYKLILTVKVTATLEDAYMFLFVIDGAMVQLLSANKIDERDKLLEYFMSMLA comes from the coding sequence ATGCCAAATTTAGAATCTTCATTTAGAGCATTACGCGTGCTCCACGCTGCAAAAGATTTATTTAATCAACATGGGTTTTACATCGGAGTTGACCGAATTGTTGAGGAAGCCAAAATTCCCAAAGCCACTTTTTATAATTACTTTCACTCCAAAGAAAGGCTCATTCAGATGAGCTTAACTTTTCAAACAGATGCATTAAAACATGAGGTATTTTTGATTATTCATTCGTACCATGAACTTATGGTGTTCGATAAGTTCAAGAAAATCTATTTCTTACATGCGAACTTAGATGGCTTTTATCGATTGCCATTTAAAGCCATTTTTGAAATTGAAAAGCTTTATCCAACTGCCTATAAACTCGTGATTGACTATCGAAATTGGTTCATTAAAGAAATTTATAAGCTGATTTTAACCGTAAAAGTTACTGCTACACTTGAAGATGCCTACATGTTTTTGTTTGTGATTGATGGAGCAATGGTTCAACTTTTAAGTGCAAATAAGATCGATGAAAGAGATAAGTTATTAGAATATTTTATGTCGATGCTCGCTTAG